One window of Methylococcus sp. EFPC2 genomic DNA carries:
- the murI gene encoding glutamate racemase, with the protein MNNPLVRTRTIGVFDSGVGGLSVLKAIRLGHPTVNFIYIADSGNAPYGGRPAEFIERRASQIADALVEGGAEIIVVACNTATAVAVEKLRSQLSIPVVAMEPAIKPAVGYTRTGVIGVLATERTLESMAVKRLCREYGQGVNVLLQPCPGLVEMVERGELSTEPTRAYLRNLINPLIAQGADTLVLGCTHYVFLEPEIRKIAGPGVEIVESSEAVARQVIRHLGSERAPALAKHTSQESFLTTGLPDHAEKIFSQLWGAPVEVRALETGNIRAHA; encoded by the coding sequence ATGAATAACCCGCTCGTCCGTACCCGAACAATCGGCGTCTTCGATTCCGGAGTGGGTGGATTATCGGTGCTCAAGGCAATTCGACTGGGACACCCGACGGTCAATTTCATTTATATCGCCGATTCGGGAAACGCCCCGTACGGAGGCCGGCCGGCGGAATTCATAGAACGCAGGGCATCGCAAATAGCGGACGCCTTGGTCGAAGGAGGAGCGGAGATCATAGTCGTCGCTTGTAATACGGCGACCGCTGTCGCGGTAGAGAAGCTTCGCTCGCAGTTATCGATCCCCGTCGTAGCCATGGAGCCGGCGATAAAACCTGCGGTTGGATATACGCGAACCGGGGTTATCGGGGTGCTCGCAACGGAAAGGACGCTGGAGAGCATGGCTGTGAAAAGGCTATGTCGGGAATACGGCCAGGGGGTGAACGTGCTTTTGCAACCCTGTCCCGGCTTGGTCGAAATGGTCGAGCGTGGAGAACTGTCGACCGAGCCCACTCGCGCCTACCTTCGAAATCTGATCAACCCGTTGATAGCCCAAGGAGCCGACACGCTCGTGCTCGGATGCACGCATTACGTATTTCTGGAGCCCGAGATCCGAAAAATTGCAGGGCCTGGAGTCGAAATCGTTGAATCGTCCGAGGCCGTCGCCCGACAGGTTATCCGCCATCTCGGCAGTGAGAGAGCGCCGGCGTTAGCAAAACACACGAGCCAAGAATCGTTCCTTACCACGGGCTTACCGGACCATGCTGAGAAAATATTCTCACAGCTGTGGGGCGCGCCGGTTGAAGTACGCGCACTTGAAACGGGAAATATCCGCGCGCATGCCTAA
- a CDS encoding helix-turn-helix domain-containing protein encodes MVVTRHQGRTFLTVRGPETRASMADCPADGEWIGIHFKLGTFMPLMPTGMLRDRNDVILADASARSFWLYGSAWEYPSFENADTFVDRLVKWGLVVTDPRIETALRGRPEGLSQRSGQRHFLRATGMTQATIRQIERARHATSLLQSGTAILQAVHEAGYYDQAHMTRSLRHFIGQTPLQIARGQEQLSLLYKTGDS; translated from the coding sequence ATGGTCGTCACTCGCCACCAGGGCAGGACGTTCCTGACCGTCCGCGGTCCGGAAACCCGGGCCAGCATGGCGGACTGCCCGGCGGACGGAGAGTGGATCGGCATCCATTTCAAGCTCGGTACTTTCATGCCGCTGATGCCGACCGGCATGCTGCGTGACCGGAACGACGTGATTCTGGCCGACGCATCGGCCAGATCGTTTTGGCTGTATGGTTCCGCCTGGGAATATCCGTCCTTCGAGAATGCCGATACGTTCGTCGATAGGCTGGTGAAATGGGGGCTGGTCGTGACGGACCCCCGTATCGAAACCGCCTTGCGCGGCAGGCCGGAGGGGCTTTCCCAGCGTAGCGGGCAGCGACATTTTCTGCGGGCGACCGGCATGACCCAAGCGACGATACGCCAGATCGAACGCGCCCGTCACGCCACCAGCCTGCTGCAAAGCGGAACTGCCATCCTTCAGGCGGTGCATGAGGCAGGCTATTACGACCAGGCGCATATGACGCGCTCGTTGAGGCATTTCATCGGGCAGACGCCGTTGCAGATCGCCCGCGGGCAGGAGCAGTTGTCGCTTTTGTACAAGACCGGCG